One Glycocaulis abyssi DNA window includes the following coding sequences:
- the hisIE gene encoding bifunctional phosphoribosyl-AMP cyclohydrolase/phosphoribosyl-ATP diphosphatase HisIE, with amino-acid sequence MSDELSPLSAEQIDFEKGGGLVPAIVQHAATGEVLMLGYMNAQALAATQEKGLVTFWSRSKNRLWTKGETSGDVLRLAGLAADCDRDALLVQALPEGPTCHLGTRSCFGDYPGPALAFIGELSAIVDRRADSSPEESYTARLLAKGINKVAQKVGEEGVETALAGVCEDNSALTGEAADLIFHLIVLLKARGLSLSDVAEELKRRHEKT; translated from the coding sequence ATGAGCGATGAACTCTCCCCGCTTTCTGCGGAGCAAATCGACTTTGAAAAGGGCGGCGGGCTGGTGCCTGCCATCGTCCAGCATGCCGCTACCGGCGAGGTGCTGATGCTGGGCTATATGAATGCGCAGGCGCTTGCCGCAACGCAGGAGAAGGGCCTTGTAACCTTCTGGTCGCGCTCGAAAAACCGGCTCTGGACCAAGGGCGAGACGTCCGGCGATGTGTTGCGCCTGGCTGGCCTCGCCGCTGATTGCGACCGTGACGCGCTGCTGGTGCAGGCTCTGCCCGAAGGCCCGACCTGTCACCTCGGCACGCGCTCCTGCTTTGGTGATTATCCCGGCCCGGCGCTGGCTTTCATCGGCGAATTATCCGCGATCGTGGATAGAAGGGCGGATAGTTCGCCGGAGGAAAGCTATACCGCCCGGCTATTGGCCAAGGGAATCAACAAGGTAGCGCAAAAAGTGGGGGAGGAGGGCGTCGAAACGGCGCTCGCCGGCGTTTGCGAGGATAACTCCGCCCTGACGGGCGAGGCGGCGGACCTGATTTTCCACCTCATTGTCCTTTTAAAAGCGCGCGGACTATCCCTCAGTGATGTCGCGGAGGAATTGAAGCGCCGCCACGAAAAGACGTGA
- the hisA gene encoding 1-(5-phosphoribosyl)-5-[(5-phosphoribosylamino)methylideneamino]imidazole-4-carboxamide isomerase produces the protein MKIYPAIDVLEGRVVRLAKGDFAAVTDYGDDPAAVARGYLEAGAEWLHLVDLSGARDGKRRQLSLVESVAATGIKVQTGGGVRTGEDIESLLDSGASRVVIGSLAVTDPGKVSGWLVRYGAQAIAAAFDVRMKGDRPVPVVKGWTEEAGITLGELLQAYQRHGLRHALATDTGRDGMLEGINTALYQSLVASRPEIAWQASGGVATLEDIRQAKAMKMGGIIIGRALFEGRFTLEEALAC, from the coding sequence GTGAAAATCTATCCAGCCATAGATGTCCTCGAGGGGCGGGTAGTGCGCCTGGCAAAGGGGGATTTCGCCGCCGTCACCGACTATGGGGATGACCCCGCCGCCGTGGCCCGCGGCTATCTCGAAGCGGGGGCAGAATGGCTGCACCTGGTCGATCTTTCCGGCGCGCGCGACGGCAAGAGGCGGCAATTATCCCTCGTCGAGAGCGTCGCCGCGACCGGCATCAAGGTGCAGACGGGCGGCGGGGTGCGCACCGGCGAAGATATTGAATCATTGCTGGATTCCGGCGCATCACGGGTGGTGATCGGCTCGCTCGCGGTCACTGATCCGGGAAAAGTTTCGGGCTGGCTTGTCCGCTATGGGGCGCAGGCCATTGCCGCCGCCTTCGATGTGCGCATGAAGGGGGATAGGCCCGTCCCGGTGGTCAAGGGCTGGACCGAGGAAGCGGGGATAACGCTGGGGGAGCTCTTGCAAGCCTATCAACGCCACGGGCTGCGCCACGCGCTGGCGACAGATACCGGGCGGGACGGCATGCTGGAGGGTATAAATACCGCGCTTTATCAGAGCCTTGTGGCCTCCCGGCCGGAGATCGCCTGGCAGGCTTCAGGCGGCGTCGCCACGCTGGAGGATATCCGGCAGGCCAAGGCCATGAAAATGGGCGGAATTATCATTGGCCGCGCGCTCTTTGAGGGCCGTTTCACGCTGGAAGAGGCGCTGGCATGCTAG
- the hisF gene encoding imidazole glycerol phosphate synthase subunit HisF yields MLARRIIPCLDVRDGKVVKGVRFKDHEIVGDIVELARLYAEQGADELVFYDISASPEGREVEPLWVGRVAQVIDIPFCVAGGIRSVAAARARLHAGADKISINTPALENPNLINALAEEFGSQCVVVGMDSRKIGGIYRLHQYTGDPDRTLTSERDTLSWIKEVIERGAGEIVLNCMDQDGVRQGYDIEQLIAAREVCSVPLIASGGAGAMDHFEAVFKKANVDGALAASVFHRSVISIPDLKIYLAQSGIEVRP; encoded by the coding sequence ATGCTAGCCCGGCGCATCATTCCCTGCCTCGATGTGCGCGACGGCAAGGTGGTCAAGGGCGTGCGCTTTAAAGACCACGAGATCGTCGGCGATATCGTAGAACTGGCAAGGCTTTACGCAGAGCAGGGGGCCGACGAGCTGGTCTTCTATGACATCTCCGCCAGCCCAGAAGGACGCGAGGTGGAGCCCCTCTGGGTGGGCCGCGTGGCGCAGGTGATCGACATACCGTTTTGCGTGGCCGGTGGCATCCGGTCAGTAGCGGCGGCCCGTGCGCGCCTGCATGCGGGGGCAGACAAGATATCCATCAACACGCCCGCGCTGGAAAACCCCAATCTGATCAACGCGCTGGCAGAAGAATTTGGCAGCCAGTGTGTGGTTGTCGGCATGGATAGCCGCAAAATTGGGGGGATATATCGCCTCCACCAATATACTGGCGACCCGGACCGGACCCTGACCAGCGAACGCGATACGCTGTCATGGATAAAAGAGGTGATAGAGCGCGGGGCGGGCGAGATCGTGCTGAACTGCATGGACCAGGACGGCGTGCGCCAAGGCTATGATATTGAACAGCTAATTGCCGCCCGTGAGGTGTGTTCGGTGCCGCTGATCGCCTCTGGCGGGGCGGGCGCGATGGACCATTTCGAGGCCGTGTTCAAAAAGGCCAATGTTGACGGGGCGTTAGCGGCCAGCGTCTTCCACAGGAGTGTCATTTCCATCCCCGATCTGAAAATCTATCTCGCACAATCCGGCATCGAGGTGCGCCCATGA
- the hisH gene encoding imidazole glycerol phosphate synthase subunit HisH: MTLALIDTSTANIASVRYALNRLGVEPVLAATPGEAASATKLILPGVGAAGPAMRALERSGWADALRSDTRPLLGVCLGMQLLFGESDEDSGAGVPVSLLGLIPGRVERLAPSDAGPWPHMGWNTLSFQPGSDPLLTGIEEGAHVYFVHGFYVPEGASTLATTTYGTRISAMVRHGHIAGCQFHPERSGAVGARILSNFIKG; this comes from the coding sequence ATGACCCTCGCGCTCATCGATACCTCGACCGCCAATATCGCTAGCGTGCGCTACGCCTTGAACCGGCTGGGCGTCGAACCTGTCCTTGCGGCGACACCGGGAGAGGCGGCCAGCGCGACGAAACTTATCCTGCCGGGTGTGGGCGCGGCTGGCCCCGCAATGCGGGCGCTGGAACGCTCCGGCTGGGCGGACGCGCTGCGATCCGATACCCGTCCGCTGCTGGGTGTGTGCCTGGGTATGCAGCTTTTATTCGGGGAAAGTGACGAGGATAGCGGGGCAGGTGTTCCCGTTTCGCTGCTGGGGCTTATCCCCGGCCGGGTGGAGCGTCTGGCTCCGTCTGATGCGGGTCCGTGGCCGCACATGGGCTGGAATACCCTCAGCTTTCAGCCCGGTTCAGACCCGCTTCTCACCGGGATAGAGGAGGGCGCCCATGTCTATTTTGTCCACGGCTTCTACGTGCCCGAAGGCGCATCAACTCTCGCCACCACCACTTACGGAACGCGGATAAGTGCGATGGTCCGCCATGGACACATTGCCGGCTGCCAGTTCCACCCCGAACGCTCCGGCGCTGTCGGGGCGCGTATATTGTCCAATTTTATCAAGGGTTAA